A portion of the Leifsonia sp. EB41 genome contains these proteins:
- the lgt gene encoding prolipoprotein diacylglyceryl transferase, protein MSSWVASIPSPGPEWQQIPIDIFGLHWRIQTYAIMILIGIVIAAMWTSRRLTKRGAEPGVILDILLWAVVLGIIGARIYHVVTHPSDYFAAGHNTWNPFQPGSVWAIWEGGNAIFGALIGGAFGIWIACRISGLRFWSVADALAPGLLLAQAIGRLGNYFNQELFGLPTNLPWGLQIDSGNKAIPVGLPDNTLFQPLFLYEIIWNVIGVIVILYLERKFRLQWGKTLAVYLIWYGVGRSYLESIRIDPSEFTFLGIPSNVWAAFAAVVLGVVIFIVQSRRHPGLEPSVYHTGREWVRPDAEVDSDDTDSDDEDFVDGDGEPTASAGAKATSPSRG, encoded by the coding sequence ATGAGCAGCTGGGTCGCCAGCATCCCGAGCCCTGGACCCGAGTGGCAGCAGATCCCGATCGACATCTTCGGTCTGCACTGGCGCATCCAGACCTACGCCATCATGATCCTGATCGGCATCGTGATCGCCGCCATGTGGACCTCCCGCCGCCTCACCAAGCGCGGCGCGGAGCCGGGCGTCATCCTCGACATCCTGCTCTGGGCGGTCGTGCTCGGCATCATCGGCGCCCGCATCTACCACGTCGTCACGCACCCCAGCGACTACTTCGCGGCCGGCCACAACACCTGGAACCCGTTCCAGCCGGGCAGCGTCTGGGCGATCTGGGAGGGCGGGAACGCCATCTTCGGCGCACTCATCGGCGGCGCCTTCGGCATCTGGATCGCCTGCCGCATCAGCGGGCTGCGGTTCTGGAGCGTCGCCGACGCCCTCGCGCCCGGGCTGCTGCTCGCCCAGGCGATCGGCCGCCTCGGCAACTACTTCAACCAGGAGCTGTTCGGCCTCCCGACCAACCTGCCCTGGGGCCTGCAGATCGACTCGGGCAACAAGGCCATCCCGGTCGGCCTGCCGGACAACACGCTGTTCCAGCCGCTGTTCCTCTACGAGATCATCTGGAACGTCATCGGCGTCATCGTCATCCTGTACCTGGAGCGCAAATTCCGCCTGCAGTGGGGCAAGACGCTCGCCGTCTACCTCATCTGGTATGGCGTCGGCCGCTCCTACCTGGAGTCGATCCGCATCGACCCGAGCGAGTTCACGTTCCTCGGCATCCCGAGCAACGTGTGGGCCGCCTTCGCCGCGGTCGTCCTCGGCGTGGTGATCTTCATCGTCCAGTCCCGGCGCCACCCCGGACTCGAGCCCAGCGTGTACCACACGGGCCGTGAATGGGTTCGCCCCGATGCTGAGGTAGACTCTGACGACACGGACTCGGACGACGAGGACTTCGTCGATGGCGACGGAGAGCCCACCGCGTCCGCCGGAGCCAAGGCCACAAGCCCGTCGCGCGGATGA
- the trpA gene encoding tryptophan synthase subunit alpha gives MSRVADTIARRNAEAAGALIGYLPAGFPDLQTSVDAAVALAENGVDVIELGLPYSDPVMDGAVIQAATQRALSNGFRLRDGFTAVREITQRVDVPVLVMTYWNPVLQYGVDRFADDLVAAGGAGLITPDLIPDEGAAWLAASERAGLDRVFLAAPSSTDARLRSTVEHSRGFVYAVSTMGITGARTDVDAAARTLVGRLRDAGATSACVGLGISSAAQVAEVLEYADGAIVGSALVKALADGGVAEAGRVAAELARGTVRQGASA, from the coding sequence GTGAGCCGTGTGGCAGACACCATCGCCCGCCGCAACGCGGAGGCCGCGGGCGCCCTGATCGGCTACCTCCCGGCCGGCTTCCCCGATCTGCAGACCAGCGTCGACGCCGCCGTGGCCCTCGCCGAGAACGGCGTCGACGTCATCGAGCTCGGCCTGCCGTACTCCGACCCCGTCATGGACGGCGCGGTCATCCAGGCAGCCACGCAGCGGGCGCTGTCGAACGGCTTCCGGCTGCGCGACGGCTTCACCGCCGTGCGCGAGATCACGCAGCGCGTGGACGTGCCGGTCCTGGTGATGACCTACTGGAACCCCGTGCTGCAGTACGGAGTCGACCGGTTCGCGGACGACCTGGTCGCCGCGGGCGGCGCGGGGCTCATCACCCCCGACCTGATCCCCGACGAGGGAGCGGCCTGGCTGGCCGCCTCCGAGCGTGCGGGGCTCGACCGCGTGTTCCTCGCGGCGCCCTCCTCGACGGACGCCCGCCTGCGCTCGACCGTCGAGCACAGCCGCGGCTTCGTCTACGCCGTCTCCACGATGGGTATCACCGGCGCGCGCACAGACGTCGACGCAGCGGCCCGCACGCTTGTCGGCCGGCTGCGCGACGCGGGCGCCACCAGCGCCTGCGTGGGCCTCGGCATCTCCAGCGCGGCGCAGGTCGCCGAGGTGCTGGAGTATGCGGACGGCGCGATCGTCGGCTCGGCCCTCGTGAAGGCGCTGGCCGACGGGGGAGTCGCGGAGGCCGGACGGGTCGCCGCGGAGCTCGCGCGCGGCACGGTGCGCCAAGGCGCGTCCGCGTAA
- the trpB gene encoding tryptophan synthase subunit beta, producing the protein MSLRSEHGPYFGEFGGRFVPESLVAALDELTVAWEAAKADPAFHAELDELHRSYTGRPSIITEVPRFAAHAGGARVILKREDLNHTGSHKINNVLGQAILTKRIGKTRVIAETGAGQHGVATATAAALFGMSCTIYMGEVDTERQALNVARMRLLGAEVVAVKTGSRTLKDAINDAMRDWVTNVEDTNYIFGTVAGPHPFPEMVRDLQKIIGEEAREQVLALTGRLPDAVAACVGGGSNAMGIFHAFLDDEDVRLVGFEAGGEGAETPRHAATITKGRPGVLHGARSMLLQDEDGQTIESHSISAGLDYPGVGPEHSWLASIGRAEYRPVTDADAMEALRLLSRTEGIIPAIESAHALAGALELGKQLGPDGIVLVNLSGRGDKDMETAGRYFGLIDEGAVQS; encoded by the coding sequence ATGTCCCTTCGTTCTGAACACGGACCCTACTTCGGCGAGTTCGGCGGGCGCTTCGTCCCCGAGTCCCTCGTCGCCGCCCTCGACGAGCTCACCGTGGCGTGGGAGGCGGCGAAGGCCGACCCCGCGTTCCACGCCGAGCTCGACGAGCTGCACCGCAGCTACACCGGGCGCCCCAGCATCATCACCGAGGTGCCGCGCTTCGCCGCCCACGCCGGCGGCGCGCGCGTCATCCTCAAGCGCGAGGACCTCAACCACACCGGCTCGCACAAGATCAACAACGTGCTCGGCCAGGCCATCCTCACCAAGCGGATCGGCAAGACCCGCGTGATCGCCGAGACCGGCGCGGGCCAGCACGGCGTCGCGACCGCGACGGCGGCGGCCCTGTTCGGCATGAGCTGCACCATCTACATGGGCGAGGTCGACACCGAGCGCCAGGCGCTGAACGTCGCGCGCATGCGGCTGCTCGGCGCGGAGGTCGTCGCGGTCAAGACCGGCTCGCGCACCCTCAAGGACGCGATCAACGACGCGATGCGCGACTGGGTGACCAACGTCGAGGACACCAACTACATCTTCGGCACCGTCGCGGGCCCGCACCCGTTCCCGGAGATGGTGCGCGACCTCCAGAAGATCATCGGCGAAGAGGCCCGCGAGCAGGTGCTCGCGCTGACCGGCCGCCTGCCCGACGCCGTCGCTGCGTGCGTCGGCGGCGGCTCGAACGCCATGGGCATCTTCCACGCGTTCCTGGACGACGAGGACGTGCGCCTGGTCGGCTTCGAGGCCGGCGGCGAGGGCGCGGAGACCCCGCGGCACGCCGCGACCATCACCAAGGGTCGCCCCGGCGTCCTGCACGGCGCGCGCAGCATGCTGCTGCAGGACGAGGACGGCCAGACCATCGAGTCGCACTCGATCTCCGCCGGGCTCGACTACCCCGGTGTCGGCCCCGAGCACTCCTGGCTCGCGTCGATCGGCCGCGCAGAGTACCGCCCGGTGACGGACGCGGACGCGATGGAGGCGCTGCGCCTGCTCAGCCGCACCGAGGGCATCATCCCGGCCATCGAGTCGGCGCACGCACTCGCGGGCGCCCTGGAGCTCGGCAAACAGCTCGGCCCGGACGGAATCGTGCTGGTGAACCTCTCCGGCCGCGGCGACAAGGACATGGAGACCGCCGGACGCTACTTCGGCCTGATCGACGAAGGAGCCGTGCAGTCGTGA